The proteins below are encoded in one region of Methanoculleus thermophilus:
- a CDS encoding (Fe-S)-binding protein: MAWQPPEKDCGACGAPTCQAFLERVRRGERELQDCIFCPSGPLSPRFEGEARYSGRDALGGEYDFILDPLPGEVSARKIVLPFRPDLVERWGIAAGDIVVGRPTGAGCPVQHVLSVLHANPVTGLLTCLVVGPEFSRDREFKEIEAYHIVGFEGIARPVRREPVLGMRQRFLPGFCMMNLTHTGVVNMILAQSSGLHVRVEDIRLL, from the coding sequence GTGGCATGGCAACCGCCCGAAAAAGACTGCGGGGCCTGCGGCGCCCCGACCTGCCAGGCATTCCTCGAGCGGGTCCGGCGGGGGGAGCGGGAACTCCAGGACTGCATCTTTTGCCCCTCCGGGCCCCTCTCCCCCCGGTTCGAGGGCGAGGCACGCTACTCCGGCCGGGACGCCCTCGGCGGGGAGTACGACTTCATCCTCGATCCCCTCCCCGGCGAGGTCTCGGCCCGAAAGATCGTCCTCCCCTTCCGCCCGGACCTCGTGGAGAGGTGGGGGATTGCGGCCGGCGATATCGTCGTCGGGAGGCCGACCGGTGCGGGCTGCCCGGTCCAGCACGTTCTCTCGGTCCTTCACGCAAATCCGGTGACCGGTCTTCTCACCTGTCTCGTCGTCGGCCCGGAGTTCTCGCGGGACAGAGAGTTTAAGGAGATCGAGGCATATCACATCGTTGGTTTCGAGGGGATTGCCCGGCCGGTGCGGCGCGAACCGGTCCTCGGGATGCGGCAACGGTTCCTGCCCGGATTCTGCATGATGAACCTTACGCACACGGGTGTCGTGAACATGATTCTCGCACAGTCCTCGGGTCTCCATGTGCGGGTGGAGGATATTCGATTGTTATGA
- a CDS encoding calcium-dependent protein kinase — MKSNLVVGAFVLAIAVGCILILNPLSADADKFSLAAEFPETPNSCTLYRAVPATVTGEEVRGIAGRFGLSGELSEKSREFRLVDTSKDPEEWLSVYAHSGAVAYHIPDRELPAEVTRQPDLPADAEAEEIARAFLAKTGMASPDARVVEIAVNQRHEVWSSGGDEPEASYDVTVAVRFGRSLDGLPVYGDEFAVILGDGGDVVGLVKTWREVEPEGSVAVRSPEEAYADLLASRTVGPSGSAAYDRVTIENISLGYWMEPRGVVQDTVRPVYAFSGTAVRDGASEPYVEYVSAERDALEDEA; from the coding sequence ATGAAGAGTAACCTCGTGGTCGGCGCATTCGTCCTGGCGATTGCGGTCGGCTGCATACTGATTCTCAATCCGCTGAGCGCGGATGCGGATAAATTCTCTCTCGCCGCTGAGTTCCCGGAGACGCCGAACTCCTGCACGCTCTACCGGGCCGTCCCCGCCACCGTCACGGGGGAGGAGGTCCGGGGGATTGCCGGGCGGTTCGGGCTCTCGGGAGAGTTGAGCGAGAAATCCAGGGAGTTTCGCCTCGTCGACACCTCAAAGGACCCGGAGGAGTGGCTCTCGGTGTATGCGCACTCCGGCGCCGTGGCTTACCATATCCCCGACCGTGAGCTGCCGGCCGAGGTGACCCGGCAGCCGGATCTCCCGGCAGATGCGGAGGCGGAGGAGATCGCGCGTGCCTTCCTCGCAAAGACCGGGATGGCGTCACCGGACGCCCGGGTCGTGGAGATCGCCGTGAACCAGAGGCACGAGGTCTGGAGTTCAGGCGGCGATGAACCTGAAGCGTCGTACGACGTTACCGTTGCCGTCCGGTTCGGCCGGTCGCTCGACGGGCTGCCGGTCTACGGCGATGAGTTTGCGGTGATCCTGGGCGACGGCGGCGATGTCGTCGGGCTCGTGAAGACCTGGCGGGAGGTGGAACCGGAGGGCAGTGTCGCCGTTAGATCGCCGGAGGAGGCGTACGCCGACCTCCTCGCATCACGGACCGTCGGCCCTTCGGGAAGTGCGGCCTATGACCGTGTCACAATCGAGAATATCTCGCTCGGCTACTGGATGGAGCCCCGCGGTGTCGTGCAGGATACGGTCCGACCGGTTTATGCATTCTCTGGGACCGCGGTCCGGGACGGTGCTTCGGAGCCGTACGTCGAGTACGTTTCCGCCGAAAGAGACGCGCTGGAGGATGAGGCATGA
- a CDS encoding GTP-binding protein: protein MRLVIVAGPPSAGKTAVVRQTIRSLQDRHRIAYLKIDVVRAFEDEELAAEFGIPARSICSGDLCPDHAGVMVMRDAIAWAEEESADLLLVESAGLCLRCSPYTTQGLGVVVLSAVSGTNTPLKMAPMLALADIAVVTRIDLVSQAEKEVFREQIREVNPDLDIVETNAVQGTGMRYLLRAIEDYPPITDPEAITLRGVPPLGVCTVCIGKTEIGWQHHFGVVRRMEGADYLFRGD, encoded by the coding sequence ATGAGGCTTGTTATCGTCGCCGGCCCGCCCTCGGCCGGGAAGACCGCCGTCGTGCGCCAGACCATCCGCTCGCTCCAGGACCGGCACCGGATCGCCTACCTCAAGATCGACGTCGTCCGGGCGTTCGAGGACGAAGAACTCGCTGCCGAGTTCGGGATCCCGGCACGGAGCATCTGCTCCGGCGACCTCTGCCCGGACCACGCCGGGGTGATGGTGATGCGGGACGCCATTGCCTGGGCCGAAGAGGAGAGCGCCGACCTCCTCCTGGTCGAGAGCGCCGGGCTCTGCCTCCGGTGCTCTCCCTACACGACGCAGGGGCTCGGGGTCGTCGTCCTCTCTGCGGTCTCGGGGACGAACACGCCCCTCAAGATGGCCCCAATGCTTGCGCTCGCCGATATCGCGGTCGTGACCCGGATCGACCTTGTCTCCCAGGCCGAGAAGGAGGTCTTCCGGGAGCAGATCCGCGAGGTGAACCCGGATCTAGATATCGTCGAGACGAACGCCGTCCAGGGGACCGGGATGCGCTACCTCCTCCGGGCGATCGAGGACTATCCGCCGATCACCGACCCGGAGGCGATCACCCTCCGGGGGGTGCCGCCGCTTGGGGTCTGCACCGTCTGCATCGGAAAGACCGAGATCGGCTGGCAGCACCACTTCGGGGTCGTCCGGAGGATGGAGGGCGCCGACTACCTCTTCCGGGGGGACTAG
- a CDS encoding PD40 domain-containing protein, with translation MNCKRLCIIPFTICLLLFPGAAAAAEFLQLTDTPELDGFPFWSPDGERIAYISFDPGTGDMTIRVMAADGTAGTDLTPAGSRDFFVTNPWSPDGKEILFISDRSGSYDLWVMNADGTGPVQVTNGTNVVPWLHGPRGYEAEWSPDGRMIAYTSCLFGGADIREATADEHGGRASMNINLSEIRREADIWVVNSDGSGGRGLTSSGDALMPRWHPEGDRIAYLSRASGTAVIRVMNVDGSGGLQITPDGEDVLQFSWSPDGRKILYAALTHDPASDNVSFGVRIVNADGSNMRRLTSENIDSTPIWSPDGEKIAFYSASRPPSSVWVMDDGGSDLQPLAPGYDFRMHQWSPDGQTIAVSDGDDIYVVVLDDPAVAAPGFGILSAVAALSICALALRAGRQL, from the coding sequence ATGAACTGCAAAAGGCTATGCATCATCCCGTTCACAATCTGCCTCCTCCTCTTCCCGGGAGCCGCAGCCGCGGCCGAGTTCCTCCAGCTCACCGATACCCCCGAGTTGGACGGATTTCCCTTCTGGTCTCCCGACGGAGAGCGGATCGCGTACATCTCGTTCGACCCCGGCACCGGGGATATGACCATCCGGGTGATGGCCGCCGACGGGACCGCCGGGACGGACCTGACCCCGGCCGGGTCGCGGGACTTCTTCGTCACGAACCCCTGGTCCCCCGACGGAAAGGAGATCTTATTTATATCCGACAGATCGGGCTCATACGACCTCTGGGTGATGAACGCCGACGGAACCGGTCCGGTGCAGGTGACCAACGGGACAAACGTCGTCCCCTGGCTGCATGGGCCGCGGGGCTACGAGGCGGAGTGGAGCCCGGACGGCAGGATGATCGCGTATACGTCGTGCCTCTTCGGAGGCGCGGATATCAGGGAGGCAACTGCCGATGAGCATGGCGGTCGTGCTTCGATGAATATCAATCTTTCAGAGATCCGTAGAGAGGCCGACATCTGGGTCGTGAACTCGGATGGCAGCGGAGGACGGGGGCTTACTTCCTCGGGCGATGCCCTGATGCCCCGGTGGCATCCGGAGGGCGACAGGATCGCCTACCTCTCCCGGGCCTCCGGCACAGCTGTGATCCGGGTGATGAACGTCGATGGGTCGGGCGGGTTGCAGATAACTCCCGACGGGGAAGATGTCCTGCAGTTCTCCTGGTCTCCCGACGGGCGCAAAATCCTCTATGCCGCGCTGACTCACGACCCCGCCTCTGACAACGTCTCGTTTGGAGTCCGGATCGTGAACGCCGACGGAAGCAACATGCGCCGTCTGACCTCGGAAAACATCGACAGCACACCGATCTGGTCCCCGGACGGGGAAAAAATCGCGTTCTATTCGGCGTCCCGTCCCCCGTCGTCGGTCTGGGTGATGGACGATGGAGGATCGGATCTGCAACCTCTTGCTCCGGGGTACGACTTTCGGATGCACCAGTGGTCGCCCGACGGGCAGACGATTGCGGTGAGCGATGGAGATGATATTTATGTGGTGGTTCTGGACGACCCGGCCGTTGCCGCGCCGGGTTTCGGGATACTCTCTGCTGTTGCGGCGCTTTCTATCTGTGCGCTTGCACTGCGGGCCGGGAGGCAGTTGTGA
- a CDS encoding MarR family winged helix-turn-helix transcriptional regulator translates to MTARVEHLFEVFDRLIAIKNECTREIAAECGLNNLTAKQIAYLKVIEKHHDLTFSKLAEITNNSKPTVTEMVDRFVRMECAYRQKCPDDGRMAYIRLTEKGRMIANAEQNALHRMIERIVQALDENEVDLLIEILRKVR, encoded by the coding sequence ATGACGGCGAGAGTTGAGCATCTCTTCGAGGTCTTTGATCGCCTGATCGCTATCAAGAACGAATGCACCCGCGAGATCGCCGCCGAATGCGGGCTCAACAATCTGACGGCAAAACAGATCGCCTACCTGAAAGTCATCGAGAAGCATCACGACCTGACGTTCAGCAAACTCGCCGAGATCACCAACAACTCGAAACCCACCGTCACGGAGATGGTCGATAGGTTCGTCCGGATGGAGTGCGCCTATCGGCAGAAGTGCCCCGATGACGGGAGGATGGCCTACATCCGCCTGACCGAGAAGGGGCGGATGATAGCAAACGCCGAGCAGAATGCGCTCCATCGTATGATCGAGAGGATTGTGCAGGCACTCGATGAGAACGAGGTGGATCTCTTGATCGAGATCCTCCGGAAGGTCAGGTAA
- a CDS encoding carboxypeptidase-like regulatory domain-containing protein yields MRGVIRPAALLLAVLLATIPAASADTGFDPDRYPVPDLWVNESIETIAISGELSLQPEPGVTAEGAFGIPFGSIVVHTADRTTLIFDSGGNHLFSISDERSTKIPTPAGVEKPCTWVNQVPSGSRSYHHDNATFVFGTAGEPPILTVIDESPKPVEDPIAIEITSLHEGGVAWIDVVPPHVAVVGEVHAPAGVRSVVVRSGAGEVSCGNGTEFACSVPVLTGENTITVTAWDNYGRRAEKSVNLTIRIGIPPPPSIAVSGRVTDAGGNPVPGALVRFESVFTLDDKPIAATNVTGEDGRYLVDTLGYWQTVTVEKEGYSTLREEFIFESLTNTLNLELESSSRTVPGFGPALGVLSLVGALLLLIGRKRW; encoded by the coding sequence ATGAGAGGAGTGATCCGGCCGGCGGCACTCCTCCTCGCGGTGCTGCTCGCGACAATCCCGGCAGCGAGCGCAGATACAGGGTTCGACCCCGACCGATACCCGGTCCCCGATTTATGGGTGAACGAGTCGATCGAGACGATCGCCATCTCCGGCGAGCTGAGCCTTCAGCCGGAGCCCGGGGTTACCGCGGAGGGAGCCTTCGGGATACCGTTCGGCTCGATCGTCGTCCATACGGCCGACAGAACGACGTTGATCTTCGATAGCGGCGGCAACCACCTCTTCTCCATCAGCGACGAACGTTCCACGAAGATCCCCACCCCCGCGGGCGTCGAGAAGCCCTGCACCTGGGTGAACCAGGTTCCGAGCGGTTCCCGGTCCTACCACCACGACAACGCGACCTTCGTCTTCGGCACGGCCGGGGAGCCGCCCATCCTCACCGTCATCGACGAGAGCCCGAAGCCCGTCGAAGACCCGATCGCCATCGAGATCACCTCCCTGCATGAGGGCGGCGTAGCCTGGATCGACGTCGTGCCGCCTCACGTCGCCGTCGTCGGGGAGGTCCATGCCCCTGCAGGTGTCCGGAGCGTGGTTGTCCGGAGCGGAGCGGGGGAGGTCTCGTGCGGGAACGGGACAGAGTTCGCCTGCTCGGTACCGGTCTTGACCGGGGAGAACACGATCACCGTCACGGCATGGGACAACTACGGGCGCCGGGCCGAGAAGAGTGTGAACCTGACCATCCGCATCGGCATCCCGCCGCCGCCGTCGATCGCGGTCTCGGGCAGGGTGACGGATGCCGGCGGCAACCCGGTCCCCGGTGCGCTGGTGCGGTTCGAGTCGGTGTTTACGCTCGACGACAAACCCATTGCGGCGACGAACGTAACGGGAGAAGACGGCCGCTACCTGGTAGACACCCTCGGCTACTGGCAGACGGTCACGGTCGAGAAGGAGGGCTACTCCACCCTCCGGGAGGAATTCATCTTCGAGAGCCTGACGAACACCCTCAACCTGGAACTGGAGTCGTCGAGCCGGACGGTCCCGGGGTTCGGTCCCGCGCTCGGGGTCCTCTCGCTTGTGGGGGCGCTGTTGCTTCTCATCGGCCGGAAGAGATGGTGA
- the lon gene encoding endopeptidase La — MHSPHADSNETIVIPLFETVVYPETRTKFQVDTALGELLIAAMKSDGSASAVGLTVKGGTPPAEIPAEGLYTTGNLLMVTHAQPADDGYLVFARAVRRVKAVAVSERDGQFYAAFEPLPDIMDIDEETREKMLAEIKAAVHDISANFQGSEQFTRPVDRMGSVDQIMAFVVPFMPVEVAAKQSLLETVSVRERYTAFLRLLVDLSESINLRIEVARKASEKIGKANREAMLREQLRVIQEELNGGDGSSGEEGYRERIERSTMPEEVRKKALAELRKLESGGSQHHESQGIRNYLDLLLDLPWTVEKKSIDIEEARRVLESNHYGLEKVKERIIQHLAVMKLKEEKQGSILLLVGPPGTGKTSLGRSIADALGRKYVRISLGGVKDEAEIRGHRRTYVGSLPGRIIQGMKRAGTLNPVFVLDEVDKLAVSYSGDPASALLEVLDPEQNSTFSDHYLEVPYDLSNVFFIATANSLSTIPAPLLDRMEVIEISGYTKKEKFAIAKEHLIPETLEEHGLTADHLRIEDGAIAAIIDRYTREAGVRTLKKELARIARYVSAKVVSGGVDLPVVVTADMLPEILGRETVRPDMARKENPPGVVTGLAWTPVGGDILFIEGTFMPGKGKLTLTGQLGDVMKESAQIALSLIRSRLATITTGFDFFASDIHIHVPAGATPKDGPSAGVTILTALASLVTGRAVDPTLAMTGEVTLSGAVLPVGGIKEKVLAAHRAGIKTVILPRENERDLEDVPEDVRSDLTFVTVETIEDVLREALGIELHGPVVPYAGKNRCVPAHNL, encoded by the coding sequence ATGCACTCACCACACGCTGACAGCAACGAGACGATTGTCATACCGCTCTTCGAGACCGTGGTCTACCCGGAGACGCGGACGAAGTTCCAGGTCGATACGGCCCTGGGCGAGCTGCTGATCGCCGCCATGAAGAGCGACGGATCGGCCTCCGCCGTCGGCCTGACCGTCAAGGGCGGCACCCCGCCTGCAGAGATCCCGGCCGAGGGGCTGTACACGACCGGCAACCTCCTCATGGTCACGCACGCCCAGCCTGCGGACGACGGCTACCTGGTCTTTGCCCGGGCGGTCCGCCGGGTGAAGGCCGTGGCCGTCTCGGAGAGGGACGGGCAGTTCTACGCCGCCTTCGAACCCCTCCCGGACATCATGGATATCGACGAGGAGACCCGAGAAAAGATGCTCGCAGAGATCAAAGCAGCCGTCCACGACATCAGCGCCAACTTCCAGGGCTCCGAGCAGTTCACCCGGCCCGTCGACAGGATGGGGTCCGTCGACCAGATCATGGCGTTCGTCGTGCCCTTCATGCCGGTGGAGGTTGCCGCGAAGCAGTCTCTCCTCGAGACCGTCTCCGTCAGGGAGCGCTATACGGCCTTCCTCCGGCTCCTGGTGGACCTCAGCGAGAGCATCAACCTCCGGATCGAGGTGGCGAGAAAGGCCTCCGAGAAGATCGGAAAAGCGAACCGCGAAGCGATGCTCCGCGAGCAGCTCCGGGTGATCCAGGAGGAACTCAACGGGGGCGACGGCTCGTCCGGCGAGGAAGGCTACCGGGAGCGGATCGAGCGCTCGACGATGCCCGAGGAGGTCCGCAAGAAGGCTCTTGCCGAACTGAGGAAACTCGAGTCGGGCGGGAGCCAGCACCACGAGAGCCAGGGGATCCGGAACTACCTCGACCTCCTGCTCGATCTCCCCTGGACGGTCGAGAAGAAGAGCATCGATATCGAGGAGGCCCGCCGGGTGCTCGAGAGCAACCACTACGGCCTTGAGAAGGTTAAGGAGCGGATCATCCAGCACCTCGCGGTCATGAAGCTCAAGGAGGAGAAGCAGGGCTCGATCCTCCTCCTCGTGGGCCCGCCCGGGACGGGGAAGACGAGCCTCGGGCGGAGCATCGCGGACGCGCTGGGCCGGAAGTACGTCCGGATCAGCCTCGGCGGCGTCAAGGACGAGGCGGAGATCCGCGGGCACCGGCGGACCTACGTCGGGTCGCTCCCCGGCCGGATCATCCAGGGGATGAAGCGTGCCGGGACGCTGAACCCGGTCTTCGTCCTCGACGAGGTCGACAAGCTCGCCGTCTCCTACTCCGGCGATCCGGCAAGCGCTCTGCTCGAGGTCCTCGATCCCGAGCAGAACAGCACGTTCTCGGACCACTACCTGGAGGTCCCCTACGATCTCTCGAACGTCTTCTTCATCGCGACCGCAAACAGTCTCTCGACGATCCCGGCGCCGCTCCTCGACCGGATGGAGGTCATCGAGATCTCGGGCTACACGAAGAAAGAGAAGTTTGCGATTGCAAAGGAGCATCTCATCCCGGAGACCCTCGAGGAGCACGGCCTGACCGCGGATCATCTCCGGATCGAGGACGGGGCCATCGCGGCGATCATCGACCGCTACACCCGGGAAGCGGGTGTCCGGACGCTCAAAAAGGAGCTTGCCCGGATTGCCCGGTACGTCTCGGCGAAGGTCGTCTCGGGAGGCGTCGATCTCCCGGTCGTCGTGACGGCCGATATGCTCCCCGAGATCCTCGGCCGGGAGACCGTCCGGCCGGACATGGCGAGGAAGGAGAACCCGCCCGGCGTCGTCACGGGCCTGGCCTGGACGCCGGTCGGCGGGGACATCCTCTTCATCGAGGGGACGTTCATGCCCGGCAAAGGGAAACTGACGCTGACGGGGCAGCTCGGCGACGTGATGAAGGAGTCGGCCCAGATTGCGCTCAGCCTGATCCGCTCACGGCTCGCGACCATCACGACAGGGTTCGACTTCTTCGCAAGCGACATCCACATCCACGTCCCGGCGGGGGCGACCCCGAAGGACGGGCCGTCGGCGGGGGTGACCATCCTGACGGCCCTCGCCTCCCTCGTGACCGGGAGAGCCGTCGACCCGACGCTCGCGATGACCGGCGAGGTGACCCTCTCCGGCGCGGTGCTCCCCGTCGGCGGGATCAAGGAGAAGGTCCTTGCGGCCCACCGGGCCGGGATCAAGACGGTCATCCTCCCGCGGGAGAACGAGCGGGATCTCGAGGACGTCCCCGAGGATGTCCGCAGCGATCTTACGTTCGTGACCGTGGAGACGATCGAGGACGTCCTCCGGGAGGCGCTCGGGATTGAACTCCACGGCCCGGTCGTGCCGTATGCGGGGAAGAACCGGTGCGTCCCCGCGCACAACCTCTGA
- a CDS encoding ATP-binding cassette domain-containing protein, translating to MVSSSIREVTILPGRSRSGEPERFEAITIRPGDTISIVGPTGSGKSALINDIEVFARGDTATGRTVLVNGAYPPEEFVRDPAHKPVALITQNTRCLADLAVAEFLSMHVRSRKMEDDGIIDRTIALANEFTGEPILPDARMTALSGGQTRSLLVADAVMIAAAPIILLDEVENAGIFKERVIEVLRDAGKAVVFVTHDPLVSLLSARRIVMRDGAVDRIIEPDGREIAALREARRLDDILRRMREEIRAGNLITESIGV from the coding sequence ATGGTCTCATCATCCATCCGGGAAGTCACGATCCTCCCGGGCCGGAGCCGGAGCGGCGAACCGGAACGGTTCGAGGCGATCACCATCCGGCCCGGGGATACGATCTCGATCGTCGGCCCCACCGGCTCGGGAAAGAGTGCCCTCATCAACGATATCGAGGTCTTCGCCCGCGGCGACACCGCGACGGGCCGGACGGTCCTCGTCAACGGCGCTTACCCTCCAGAAGAGTTCGTCCGCGACCCGGCGCACAAGCCCGTCGCCCTGATCACCCAGAACACCCGGTGCCTTGCAGATCTGGCGGTCGCAGAGTTTCTTTCGATGCATGTCCGGTCCCGGAAGATGGAGGACGACGGGATCATTGACCGGACGATCGCCCTTGCCAACGAATTCACGGGCGAGCCGATCCTCCCCGACGCCCGGATGACCGCGCTCTCCGGGGGACAGACCCGCTCGCTCCTGGTGGCGGACGCCGTCATGATTGCAGCGGCGCCGATCATCCTCCTCGACGAGGTCGAGAACGCCGGGATCTTCAAGGAGCGGGTGATCGAGGTTCTCCGGGATGCGGGGAAAGCGGTCGTCTTCGTCACCCACGACCCCCTGGTCTCCCTCCTCTCCGCCCGACGGATCGTGATGCGGGACGGGGCGGTCGACCGGATCATCGAGCCTGACGGGAGAGAGATCGCCGCCCTCCGGGAGGCCCGCCGCCTCGACGACATCCTCCGCCGGATGCGGGAGGAGATCCGGGCTGGCAACCTGATCACGGAGTCGATCGGAGTATGA
- a CDS encoding helix-turn-helix domain-containing protein, with protein MLSRKIFETDFAEALLEELARQDMSIRDLAERAGIPPATLYKLTSGRADPRLSTVRRIVNVLEPREKSFIAVIAARFLLDELDNRHLTIDGKEYLIRGYAADSLEECIIAAVRADKDGALGIICAPILAPIVEKIVDCPIAIIKPQQQTLIEAIETIAKRI; from the coding sequence ATGCTCTCGAGAAAGATCTTTGAGACCGATTTTGCCGAGGCACTGTTGGAGGAACTCGCCCGGCAGGATATGAGCATCCGCGACCTCGCGGAGCGGGCCGGGATCCCGCCTGCGACACTCTACAAGCTCACGTCGGGCCGGGCTGACCCGCGCCTCTCGACCGTCCGGAGGATAGTGAACGTCCTCGAACCGCGGGAGAAGTCGTTCATCGCGGTCATCGCGGCCCGGTTCCTGCTCGACGAACTCGACAACCGCCACCTCACCATCGACGGGAAGGAGTACCTCATCCGGGGCTACGCGGCGGACTCCCTTGAGGAGTGCATCATCGCCGCGGTCCGGGCCGACAAGGACGGGGCGCTCGGGATCATCTGTGCACCCATCCTCGCCCCGATTGTGGAAAAGATCGTCGACTGCCCGATCGCGATCATCAAGCCGCAGCAGCAGACGCTGATCGAGGCGATCGAGACGATAGCAAAGAGGATTTAG
- a CDS encoding nucleotidyltransferase family protein codes for MQSREEVFTTLQRLKGELFTRFSVSRIGINGAVARGEQTEASDIDILVEFSRPVGFFTFIELEEYLSLRLGAPVDLVTPDALKPLVRERVAAEVAYAKTIGHPPPL; via the coding sequence ATGCAGTCCCGGGAAGAAGTCTTCACGACTCTGCAACGGCTCAAAGGCGAACTCTTTACGCGGTTCTCGGTCAGCCGGATCGGTATCAACGGAGCGGTCGCACGCGGCGAGCAGACCGAGGCAAGCGATATCGATATCCTTGTTGAGTTCTCCCGGCCGGTCGGTTTCTTCACCTTCATCGAACTCGAGGAATACCTCTCGCTCCGCCTCGGCGCTCCCGTCGACCTGGTGACGCCCGACGCACTGAAACCGCTTGTCCGTGAGCGGGTAGCCGCCGAGGTAGCCTATGCCAAAACGATCGGACATCCGCCTCCTCTGTAG